AGCCTGGCCTCGACCTACTACAACCCGTGGAAGTTCGAGCGCTTCGCCCGCAACGTGCTGGGCCAGGACTACGACGCCGAACACCAGCAATTGCGCAAGGACTTCAAGGCCTCGCTGGACACCTTCCTGCGAGTCGCCTGGAATGACACCCACCGAGGCCTCTACCCCACCGAAGAAGGTCCCGGGCGCACCGATGCCTTCGGCCGGATCGCCAACGCCAGCTTCGGCGACGCCATTTCCCCGGACAATTACCGGGTCGCCAATGCGCCGGTGGATTATCCGCAGCTGTGGGACATGTGGACGTTCGACTGGGTGCAGTGGAACGGCTCGGCCCAACAGCCCATGGCGCGCAATATCGGCGAGGCGCTCGGCGTCGGCGCCACCCTGAATTTCTTCGATGCCCAAGGCCAGCCGCTCCAGGGCGATGCGCGCTATCCATCGAGCGTGCGGGTACGCGACCTCAATCGCATCGAAGAAACCCTGCAACGCCTGAAACCACCGAGCTGGCCCGAAGCGTTGTTCGGCAATATCGACAAGCCACTGGCGGCCAAGGGGCGGACGCTGTTCGCGGAAAACTGCGCCGGCTGCCATGTCCCGTCGGTCACCGAGCTCAATGGGCGGCCGGTCCAGCAACTGAAGATGCTGCCGGTTGCGGTGATCGGCACCGATCCCAATACCGCCAACAATATCGCCGACCAGCGTTACGACCTGAGCGCGCTGCAATGGGACGCCGCCGAGCTGGCGCAGTCGAACGTGGAGCTTCATCCAACCCCCGGCGAACCACTGGACCTGCGCCAGCTATCCGTGGCCAAGGGCCTGGCCTACGTCACCGCCTTCGTCGAGGAACGTGCCTACCGCGACGCCCAGGTGACTGCGGCCGAACGTCCACGGCTCGATGGCTATGGCTTGCCGATTGGCGTTCGCGAACTGCGCGCCTACAAGGCCCGGCCACTGGCCGGGGTCTGGGCCACCCCGCCGTTTCTGCATAATGGCTCGGTTCCCAGCCTCTATCAGTTGCTGTCGCCCCAGGCCGAACGCGCCAGCACCTTCTATAAAGGCACCTTCGAATACGACCCAAAACACTTGGGCTACCGCACCGAGCCATTCAAGAACGGTTTCCTGTTCGACACACGGATCAGCGGCAACCACAACAGCGGCCATGAATTCCGCCCAGGCCAGCGCGGCAACGGGGTGATCGGCCGCCTGCTGCTGCCGGAGGAGCGCTGGGCCTTGCTGGAGTATCTGAAAGTGCTGGGCGGCCCGCTGGAGGCGCAGCTGCCATGATCCAGGCATTCATCAAGAGGACGCTCGCATGCTGATCACCCTGTGGCTGCGCCTCGGCGCCCTGTTGCTCAAGACCCTGGTGGCGCTGGTACTGATTGCCCTGCTCGGCTGGGCGCTGGGCAGCGCCTGGTCGGCCTGGCGCTACCAGGGGCCGGTTGCGAGCGAAGAACAGATCCCGCCCGGCGAAGCCGCCATGACCCAGGACATCATCCAGACCGCCATACGCATCGTCGACCAGTACCGGGACAACACCCGCTACCTGCGCGACGCCCATGCCAAGGCTCACGGTTGCGTAAAAGCCGAGGTGCAGGTGCTGCAACAGCTGGCGCCGGCATTGCGCCAGGGCGTGTTCGCCGAGCCCGGCAAGACCTGGCAGGCCGTGGTCCGGCTATCCAACGGCAATGCCTATCCACAGTTCGACAGCATTCGCGATGCGCGAGGCATGGCGATCAAGTTGTTGAACGTGCCCGGTCCCCAGCTCTTGAAGGACCAACAGGGCCGCGGCGAACAGGATTTCGTGATGTTCAACCATCCGAGTTTTTTCGTCAGCGACGTCGCCGAGTATCGGCAGAACGTTGCCGCACAGGCAGACGGAAAAAAGGTCGCCGCCTTTTTCCCGGGCTGGGATCCACGCACCTGGCAGGTCCGCCATCTGTTCATCGCCCTGGCCACCCTGTCCCCGCCTCCGGCCAGCCCGACGCAAACCACTTACTTTTCGGTCTCGCCCTATAAGTTCGGCAGCGCCAACGCCAAGTTCCGGGTCGCGCCGGACCCGGACAGCTGTCCGGCATACAGCCTGCCGGCGCAAAACCAGGCGCTCCCCAACTTTCTGCGCAATGCCCTGAGCCAGCAGTTGTCGACCGACCGGGTGCCGGCGTGCTTCGTGCTGCAGGTCCAGCGCCAGGATCCGAGCCATTACATGCCCATCGAAGACACCAGCATCGAATGGCGAGAGCAGGATGCACCCTTCGAAACCGTGGCGCGGATCAGCATTCCCGCCCAGGACTTCGATACCCCGCCGCAAAACCTGCACTGCGACAACCTGAGCTTCAACCCCTGGTTCGGGCTGGAGGAGCACCGCCCCATCGGAGGCATCAACCGCCTGCGCAAGGCGGTGTACGAAGCGGTCAGCGACTATCGGCACAGCCGCAACGCCGCCCAGTGACCCCAAAACGAAAAAAGCGGCCCGCGGGCCGCTTTTTCTTGGAAGTATCTAAACACCAGATAGCAAAAAGCCCGCGTTAGCGGGCTTTGCATAATGACCTGGCGTTCAGTGTTCCAGACCATCGAATATGGCGCAGCGGACGGGACTCGAACCCGCGACCCCCGGCGTGACAGGCCGGTATTCTAACCGACTGAACTACCGCTGCGCGTAGCGTTGAAAGCAAGTGGTGGGTGATGACGGGATCGAACCGCCGACCCTCTGCTTGTAAGGCAGATGCTCTCCCAGCTGAGCTAATCACCCTTTACCTTCGTTGCGGGGCGCATTATTACACAGAAATTCATAACGTGCTGATTTAAATAACAAAATTATTAAAAAAAGCTGAATTTCGCTGTAACAGACACCCGCACAATAAACTCAGGCACAAAAAAGCCCGCCTAAGCGGGCTTTCTGTGATGACCTGGCGTTCAGTGTTCCAG
This portion of the Pseudomonas sp. MRSN 12121 genome encodes:
- a CDS encoding di-heme-cytochrome C peroxidase, with the translated sequence MRLLFRVLLLILALIGVALAVVLYYVANPKLPDYVPARQVHYQDQWSAADRQTYYFTPQGTQVKGLRYEWFAALELPFSSQRFAAPEYLARFGFLVDPTQQASADNPANLPVGFTRHQNPGSSQQYLDITCAACHTGELRYNQQALRIDGGSAQHVLPSSVPTLRGGSFGQALVASLASTYYNPWKFERFARNVLGQDYDAEHQQLRKDFKASLDTFLRVAWNDTHRGLYPTEEGPGRTDAFGRIANASFGDAISPDNYRVANAPVDYPQLWDMWTFDWVQWNGSAQQPMARNIGEALGVGATLNFFDAQGQPLQGDARYPSSVRVRDLNRIEETLQRLKPPSWPEALFGNIDKPLAAKGRTLFAENCAGCHVPSVTELNGRPVQQLKMLPVAVIGTDPNTANNIADQRYDLSALQWDAAELAQSNVELHPTPGEPLDLRQLSVAKGLAYVTAFVEERAYRDAQVTAAERPRLDGYGLPIGVRELRAYKARPLAGVWATPPFLHNGSVPSLYQLLSPQAERASTFYKGTFEYDPKHLGYRTEPFKNGFLFDTRISGNHNSGHEFRPGQRGNGVIGRLLLPEERWALLEYLKVLGGPLEAQLP
- a CDS encoding catalase family protein; its protein translation is MLITLWLRLGALLLKTLVALVLIALLGWALGSAWSAWRYQGPVASEEQIPPGEAAMTQDIIQTAIRIVDQYRDNTRYLRDAHAKAHGCVKAEVQVLQQLAPALRQGVFAEPGKTWQAVVRLSNGNAYPQFDSIRDARGMAIKLLNVPGPQLLKDQQGRGEQDFVMFNHPSFFVSDVAEYRQNVAAQADGKKVAAFFPGWDPRTWQVRHLFIALATLSPPPASPTQTTYFSVSPYKFGSANAKFRVAPDPDSCPAYSLPAQNQALPNFLRNALSQQLSTDRVPACFVLQVQRQDPSHYMPIEDTSIEWREQDAPFETVARISIPAQDFDTPPQNLHCDNLSFNPWFGLEEHRPIGGINRLRKAVYEAVSDYRHSRNAAQ